From the Salvelinus alpinus chromosome 32, SLU_Salpinus.1, whole genome shotgun sequence genome, one window contains:
- the stpg4 gene encoding protein STPG4 has product MTVGKNISKVSDISRDDASCRTEKRGNEKGDQCDRGRWWMGTLKDTPIPGSYHIRDFIEEAGLNPVRRTYGFKGTGRDTKMQMRKGDLLLPGAYCFTDSTQEALKCQASYSFKSCPRPKNYTLGIRDKEIDLSPCHYNVTQKPVPKIPCKHVMFRSAVQRASFLPREGPAPGHYNMRTGLTKGVTSCFRSTVPRLHSVRSRTPGPGTYEPSWQMGQRLGTEANMGRAHGLFFRNVF; this is encoded by the exons ATGACCGTAGGAAAAAATATTTCCAAAGTTAGTGACATATCCCGCGATGATGCATCATGCAGGACAGAGAAGAGG GGCAATGAGAAAGGGGACCAGTGTGACAGAGGCAGATGGTGGATGGGTACTTTGAAA GATACGCCCATCCCTGGGAGTTACCACATCCGGGACTTCATTGAGGAGGCTGGCCTGAACCCGGTCCGTAGGACGTATGGCTTTAAGGGTACGGGGAGAGACACCAAGATGCAGATGCGTAAGGGGGACTTGCTGCTGCCGGGAGCCTATTGCTTCACTGACTCCACCCAGGAGGCCCTCAAATGCCAGGCCTCCTACTCCTTTAAGAGCTGCCCCCGCCCAAAAAACTACACTCTGGGTATCCGCGACAAG GAAATAGACCTTTCACCATGCCACTACAATGTGACCCAGAAACCAGTGCCCAAGATACCCTGCAA ACACGTGATGTTTCGTTCGGCAGTGCAGCGTGCCAGCTTTCTGCCT AGAGAGGGCCCTGCTCCTGGACATTACAATATGAGGACGGGCCTGACCAAAGGAGTCACGTCCTGTTTCAGATCCACTGTGCCCCGTCTTCACAGTGTACGCTCG AGGACTCCAGGACCGGGGACCTATGAGCCGTCCTGGCAGATGGGTCAGCGTCTGGGGACGGAGGCCAACATGGGCAGGGCCCACGGTCTCTTCTTCCGCAATGTCTTCTAG
- the calm2a gene encoding calmodulin 2a (phosphorylase kinase, delta): MADQLTEEQIAEFKEAFSLFDKDGDGTITTKELGTVMRSLGQNPTEAELQDMINEVDADGNGTIDFPEFLTMMARKMKDTDSEEEIREAFRVFDKDGNGYISAAELRHVMTNLGEKLTDEEVDEMIREADIDGDGQVNYEEFVQMMTAK; the protein is encoded by the exons ATG GCTGATCAGCTAACAGAGGAGCAGATTGCCG AGTTCAAAGAGGCTTTCTCGCTCTTTGATAAGGATGGTGACGGCACCATCACCACCAAAGAGCTGGGAACCGTGATGCGCTCTCTGGGCCAGAACCCCACAGAGGCTGAGCTGCAGGACATGATCAACGAGGTGGACGCTGATG GTAATGGAACGATAGACTTCCCAGAGTTCCTGACCATGATGGCGAGAAAGATGAAGGACACAGACAGCGAGGAGGAGATCAGAGAAGCGTTCCGCGTCTTTGACAAG GATGGGAACGGTTACATCAGTGCTGCTGAGCTGCGCCATGTGATGACAAACCTTGGGGAGAAGCTGACCGATGAGGAAGTTGACGAGATGATCCGAGAAGCAGACATTGATGGAGATGGCCAGGTCAATTATGAAG AGTTCGTACAAATGATGACGGCGAAGTGA